AATCATAGGCTCCTAGAGTGCCTTCTATGCTTTAGCTATAGTTACAGATAGAACGAGCAGCAAGAAAAATTCCAGATCTAATACAGAAAGTCAGATAACTAATAGGGAAGCACATTAAAAACTGCTGAGGAGAAGAACTGTGCTAATCAAACCTGGTACTAGTACGGTTTTCTGATGACTCAGTACAGAAGGCACAACGCAACTATAATCAGGGAAATGTTTGGATGCTCGTCCCGGCGCTCACCGACCTTTCACTGGTGAACGTCGCTCACAGCCCGCCGCCGGAGCAAGGGGGCTCCGCCAAGAAGCCCGACTACAACAGCTCTCGCGTACTGCCCTTCCGCCTCCGCTGCCCGACCGCCACTGCCCTGGTGCTGCGCATGGGCAATGCCCGCGAGCAGGAGATCAGCTGTTCCGCCGACAGCGGCATTGAGCTCGACATGCCCGCGCTTCTTCCGCTACAGGGGTTACCCCATCAAGCTCTCGCTGACATCACCGGTGCCGGGGCTGGCGCACGTCGATCTCGACGCCAGTCTCAGGCACAAACACGTCTGCAAGTACCAGCCCATGCTGTGCATGCTCCCGAGCTTgtccacgacgacgacgttcAAGCTGCGCCTGCACTGTGGGTGTACCAGGTCGCCAACCCTGTGGTAGTTTCCAAGGATCAACGAGTGTTTAACCGATGTTCATTTTGAAGTGCACAAGTGCGACCACATCGTTCTGTTTTTTCCCCTCTTGTCACCTAtcgtccattttttttaagaaaaagacGGTCGTTTCCGTCATTCGATTAAAGGGGAGAATAGCATTCGATTAAAGGGGAGAATAGCTGTACAAGAGGGAGGAGAACAAAAGCAGCAAGTCTTATCCCGTTCGCGCACGCCCTAATTCGACCCTGATACTCCTCCCAAACCAGGAAGGCCACCTGCAAAGCCGACATGGCCACGCCAATGAACGTCCGCCAATTACGCTCCTTCCACACGCCCCACCAAATGTAGATTAGATGCTCGCTAAGTCTCTACTTCGCCTGCTTGGGGCGCCCCTGAATCAGATGTTCCCACATCCCATCGATCGAGTCGGCCGTCATGAGGGTAGTGATAGCGTCCGTCTCCTAGCTCTGGACGAGGCCCCACACTTCCTTCGTGTAGCAGCATTCCTGAGGTGGACGACCGTTTCCGGGTGAATTCTGCAGAGCGGGCAAACCGGTTTGTGGTGCCAATGCCGAAGCGCAAGATTGTCAGCCGTGAGGATTTTGCCGTGAAGAATCATCTAAGCGAACACCCTGCATTTGGGTTCAGCTTGGGCCTTCCAAATCTTGTCGGAAGAGAACGACGGTACCAACCCAGAGAACTGGGCCTTATAGGCTGAGGCCGCATAGTAGCTCCCATTTCCAGACAACGGAATCGCGGGCCTTGGTCAGCCGAACCTGCTGGATGCAAGCCCACAACTCGATGAAATCGGCAAGCTCCCGCGGCGTCGAGATTCGCAGAAGGGAGCGGATCCAGTTCTGCGAGGAGGGCTCCTTGCTGACCGTGCGCTGCTTCCTAGTGGCGATCTGAAGGAGACTGGGCCATCGCTGGCCCGGTGAAGAGCCGTCGGGTAGCCAGGCATCATGCTAGAACAGGGCCGTGGCCCCATCGCCAAGCTTCACCGCCGTCGATGCCCTGAAGAGGGCACGGTCCGTGGCATTACATGGCACGGGAAGGCCCACCCATGGCCGGGACCGCTCCTCCCACCCAAACCAGAGCCATCTCAGTCTCAGTGCCCGACCGAAGCGTTCCAGGTCGGGGATGCCCAGCCCACCGAGGGAACGTGGACGGCACACAGTGCTCTAGTTGACGAGCAGGATGGAAGAAGCTGCGATCCCCAGGCCACGGTTGTTTGTCCAAATGAAGGTTCGGATGAGCTTGTTGATGCGGCGAAGGACCCAAGCAGGGATGTTGAAGGCCATGAGATGGTAAGTGACCATCGAGGAGAGGACGGAGCGTGCAAGAACAATCCTCCCGGCCCTGGTGAAATGCGCACCTTTCAAACCCACAAGGAGCGAGCCAATCTTTTCGATGAGAGGCTGGAAGGCGGCGCCCTTCAGTCTTGTCGGGTTAAGCGGGAGGCCAAGGTAAGAGCAAGGAAAGGAACCCCTTCTTGCCGGGAAGGCGGCGAGCACAGCCGTGGCAGCCTCTTCATCACACCCGATCGTGAACAGTTCCGATTTCTCCAAATTCGTCCGCAGTCCAGAGGCATTGCCGAAGATCTCTAGCAGCTTGCCGATTTTCTCCAAATCTGCCGGGAGGGGACTCGTGAAGATGGCGGCATCGTCCGCGTAGAGGGAGACCCGCACCCGTATGGCCGAGCCCCTAAAATGGTGGAGCACTCCCCTCTCGGCCGCACATCGAAGTAGATGATGAAGTGGGTCGATGGCAATGATGAATAACATGGGGGAGAGCGGGTACCCTTGCAGAAGCCCCCTTGCATGGGAGATTTTGGGTCCCGGCATGCCATTGAGAAGCACCCTAGAGGCGCCGAGGCCAAGATGGAGCAGATCCATTGCTTCCAGCAAGGCCCAAAGCCAAGCACAGTCAGGACCTCCAGGAGATATGGCCAAGAGATTGAGTCAAAAGCTTTCGAGATGTCGAGCTTCAGGAAGcaacccttctccttcttcctatGCATGTCACGAACGATGCCTTGGACCAACAAAGTTGTCATGAATGCAACGCTTCTTAACGAAGGCAGATTGGTTGGTCGAGACAATGTCAGGAAGAATGGGGGCCAACCGCAGCGAGAGAATCTTGGAGAAGATCTTCGCGAGACTGTGGATGAGGCTAATAGGGCGATAGTCGCGAATCGACTGCGCGTCGCCCTTCtttggaagaagaacaatgtTGGCCGAGTTGAcaagaggagggagacggcctCCTGGGTTGGAGATGTATTTGATGGCTAGGCAGAGATCCTCCTTGATGATCTCCCAACACGAGCGGAAGAATTTGCCGATGAATCCATCAGGGCCCGGCGCCTTCTCCGCCGGAAGAGCAAAAACCGCCGCCTTGATCTCCTCCATCGAGAAAGGGGCCTCTAGATGTGACAGATCGCGCGTGGTATAAccaagccccccccccccccccaattcAGGGCCGCCGATCGAGGGAACAACGGTGCCAAGGAAGGCGCCGAAATGATCCCGAATTAGTGCCTCCTTCTCGGCATGCGTGACCGCGAGATCCCGCGGGGCGACGAGGGTCTGGATGAAATTTTTCCTCCTGCGCCCACTAGCCCGAACGTGGAAGAATCGGGAATTGACATCCCCCAGCCTGATCGACGCCACCCTCGCTCGCTGCCTGATGCGGATTTTAGCGATGATCGCCAGGCCGGCGTACTTGCATTTCATGGAAGCATGCAGCCTCCACTCGGCCGGGGAGAGAAGTCGATCTTCCTGGGCCGCATCCAGGTGCCCCACCACCTCCAGGGCGACAGCCATCTGCAGGCGCATGTCTCCGAACCTGGCCTTGTGCCAGTGAGCCAGTGCCTTCGTAGTGCGCGAAAGCTTAACGTGGAGACATCTAGCCTTGTCGTGGGAGAAGACGGGTGCCTCCCATGCCTCGCGCACCACTTCGGCAAAACCCTCCATTCTGGTCCAGAAAGCCTCAAAGCGGAAGGAGTAGCAGGGGAAAGATTCAGCCCCCAGCAGCAAGAGTGGGGCGTGGTCCGAGACAGCAGCAGGGAGGGCTTGCAAAGAGGCCGATGGGAAGAGCAGATCCCAGTTGCAAGAGCAGAAGAAACGGTCGATGCGGAGGGTGGGCATTCTTTGTTCGTTAGACCAAGTGAAACGACGGCTGGAAAGAGGGAGCTCCCTGAGTTCCAGAGCGTCGAAGGCTCGCTTGAAGCGGGCCATGAGTCTCCAATTGAGAAGAAGATTGTTCTTATCGGCCGCCCTGTAGATCAAGTTGAAGTCCCCAAGAATTAGCCAACGATCACCTTGTCCGACCGCCAAGTCACAGAGCTCCTGGATGAAGGCCGTCTTCTCCGCCTCACCTTGAGGACCATACACGCCCGAAACACTCCAACAAGACCCATCCGCGCGCCAGGTCACGGTAGCCGAAATGGAATTGGGGGTGAGGGAGAAGTTGCCGAGTCAGAAGAAACGCTGGGAGGCCGCGAGCAGAATGCCTCCCCTAGTACCGTCGGCAGGCAGGAACCCGAAGTCATCGGCAAAATCTGATCCGAGGAAATTGATCACATCGGCGCGAGAGAAGGATTGAAGCTTGGTTTCCTGAAGGCAGACAATTATCGCCTGGAACTGTCTACCACAGCCCTCACCACTGCACACCGCACCTGGCTGTTCAGGCCACGCACGTTCCAGCAAAGCAAGCGGACGACCCCTCCAGCCGGGGAAGGAGGAAGGATGTGCGAAGACATCACGCATACCACAACAAGCACACAACAAGGCGATGAAGACACATAAACGGCGGTACGACACAGGAAGATCGTTCATAAGGAGGCCGGACCCTTACAGTGGACGAATGCACAAGACGCAATAGTAGGGAGTACTGATAACGACGACACAAGCTGAAAACAAAAGTAGAACGATCCAGGGTGAGCAGGATGACGCGCGGCATCATGGGGCACTGCTCGGACTCCAACATCGCATATATCTGCATCTAGTTGACGGCGATGCCGCGGCCCTGCCCCGCACCACGTCCCATGCTGCGCCCCACCGCGGCGACGCGGGGCGgcttcttgctcttcttggctTCGACGACGAGGCCCTCGATGGCGGCAATGGCTTGATCTGACAGGGGGCTTGCGAAGAGTGCAAGGTAGGCAGCACGCGCCGTTTCGTTGAAGGGCGCCGTTGGCAGGAGTGAGCCCAGGCGCCGTGCAAGCAGAGCCTGTGCAGCCAACTGGGAAGGCAGCCCAGCGGACGGGCGCCCTGCCAGTCTCGCGCTTCTCCTAACCTGGATGGCCGGGGCGATCACCGGCGTCTGCGGCGCGGGCGGAACCGCCGAAGCCATCAGGACGTCGAGGATGGGTGCGGGCACCTCAGAGCAGATGAAGTTGACGAAGCCATCCATGGAGACcgggggcgtcggggaggCGGCCGGCAGTGGTGAGCCCAGGGTGGAGCAGAGGTCGAGGTCCTTGACCAGTGCAAGCGGCAGCAGGCAGCATTGGGGTTGGAGTCGGCGTGGCTGGCGGCGCCTGCAAGGAAAGAAGGGAGAGCTCATCCTCGATGGCCGCCACCACAGGTGTcgcagcggcgggcggtgTTGGCGTCGTTTTGCAGGCCGACGGGGAGGCGATGTCCAGCCCCATGGAGGCCGCGCGGGCCGAGCGGAAGGCCAGCGATACTCGGCGGAGGCGCAGAGGACCGAATGCGGCATGATTAGGCACGGTCCGGCGCTGTGGATAGGGTGCGGCCCGGGCATGGCGAGACGggagcgccgcctccttgTGTCCATCGCGACGCCTAGTTCGGCCCCGGCTTCTGTCCTAATCGTCGTCATGGTCGCGGTCGCGGCGCCCACCCCGACGGCCCTCCCCGCAGTTCCTCGTGGGCGGTGGGGGGCGGCGACCATCGTCGCGTCGTCTCATGTCCGGCTCGCCGAAGCTCCAGGTGTTCCCCTGGATGACGCGCCTGCCGCAAGAGGGGACCGAACCCCCCTCACGCGTCGGCGTCAGCGACGAGAGGTCTTCGACCACATCAATGTGCACGAGGAGGGAGCTGCATGGCCCCGCGATGCCCATGGCCGGCGTCTCGTGGGTGGCGATCGGCATGAACGGGGGGCGGTGGGGTTGGTGACGCCCTTGTTCTCCATGATCCACAGCGAGTGGCGTCGGCGTAGCGCCGCCGGGTTCGCTGTCCAAACCCAGATGTTGAAGGTAGAAGTATCCTCCCGACGAATGGAGCGGTCCTTGACGAAGTCCACCTTGGCGCGGCGTTCCACGATGCTCACCGGGGTCTCGCGGTTCCATGCCTGGAGCGGCACGTTCTCCACGCGG
This is a stretch of genomic DNA from Brachypodium distachyon strain Bd21 chromosome 1, Brachypodium_distachyon_v3.0, whole genome shotgun sequence. It encodes these proteins:
- the LOC104582013 gene encoding uncharacterized protein LOC104582013, whose protein sequence is MIYNDLFNGQHAVLVTIGGDRPRTEARHVANAFCRELGISLDEIRVSPYFPEDFFVFLTEPMVREAAIDKEEIHSNGRELLIRPWCAERHTDWVAMPYHVRLRVENVPLQAWNRETPVSIVERRAKVDFVKDRSIRREDTSTFNIWDLDLCSTLGSPLPAASPTPPVSMDGFVNFICSEVPAPILDVLMASAVPPAPQTPVIAPAIQVRRSARLAGRPSAGLPSQLAAQALLARRLGSLLPTAPFNETARAAYLALFASPLSDQAIAAIEGLVVEAKKSKKPPRVAAVGRSMGRGAGQGRGIAVN